One genomic segment of Erysipelotrichaceae bacterium 66202529 includes these proteins:
- the trpB gene encoding tryptophan synthase subunit beta, whose amino-acid sequence MTKGMYGEFGGQYAPETLMIALEELETAYEQLKEDPDFQQELQFYLQEYANRPSLLYYAKKMSEELGGAKIYLKREDLNHTGAHKINNVLGQVLLAKRMGKTKIIAETGAGQHGVASATAAALFGMECEVFMGVEDMRRQSLNVFKMELLGAKVTGVSSGTGTLKDACNDAMRAWAARCEDTFYVLGSAVGPHPYPMIVRDFQKIISEEMKAQCLEKEGRLPDVVIACVGGGSNAIGSFYDFLQDQTVRLIGCEAAGKGIHTEQHAATIARGSVGVLHGMKSLFLQDDDGQIMPVYSLSAGLDYPGIGPEHANLAKNGRVEYVPVTDDEAVQAFLYLTKTEGIIPAIESSHAVAYAMKLAPAMPKDSIIAVTLSGRGDKDVKSIAEYLEVDIDE is encoded by the coding sequence ATGACAAAAGGAATGTATGGAGAGTTTGGCGGACAGTATGCGCCGGAAACACTGATGATTGCTCTGGAGGAGCTGGAAACAGCTTATGAACAGCTGAAGGAGGATCCGGATTTTCAACAGGAGCTGCAGTTTTATTTGCAGGAATATGCAAACCGCCCATCTCTGCTGTATTATGCAAAGAAAATGAGTGAGGAGCTCGGCGGTGCGAAGATCTATTTGAAGCGTGAGGATTTAAACCATACCGGTGCACATAAAATCAACAATGTGCTAGGGCAGGTGCTGTTGGCAAAGCGCATGGGAAAGACAAAAATCATTGCGGAAACGGGGGCTGGACAGCATGGTGTGGCTTCCGCCACTGCGGCAGCCCTGTTTGGCATGGAGTGTGAGGTATTCATGGGTGTTGAGGATATGCGAAGGCAATCCCTGAATGTATTTAAGATGGAGCTGCTGGGAGCTAAGGTAACCGGAGTGTCCAGCGGTACCGGTACCCTGAAGGATGCCTGCAACGATGCAATGCGAGCATGGGCGGCAAGATGTGAGGATACCTTTTATGTCCTAGGCTCTGCAGTAGGGCCTCATCCGTATCCGATGATCGTCCGGGATTTTCAGAAAATCATATCGGAAGAAATGAAGGCGCAGTGTCTGGAAAAGGAGGGACGTCTGCCGGATGTGGTAATCGCCTGTGTGGGAGGCGGCAGCAATGCCATTGGTTCCTTCTATGACTTTCTGCAGGATCAAACTGTGCGTTTAATTGGCTGTGAGGCGGCTGGGAAAGGAATTCATACTGAACAGCATGCCGCAACGATTGCACGGGGTAGTGTCGGTGTTCTGCACGGGATGAAGTCCTTGTTTCTGCAGGACGATGACGGTCAGATCATGCCTGTATATTCCCTATCCGCCGGTTTGGATTATCCGGGAATCGGCCCCGAGCATGCAAATCTGGCAAAAAATGGACGTGTGGAGTATGTTCCTGTAACCGATGATGAGGCTGTGCAGGCTTTCCTGTATCTGACCAAGACGGAGGGAATCATACCTGCGATTGAAAGCAGTCATGCGGTTGCTTATGCAATGAAGCTGGCACCAGCCATGCCAAAGGACAGTATCATAGCTGTAACACTGTCCGGCCGCGGGGACAAGGATGTA
- a CDS encoding phosphoribosylanthranilate isomerase codes for MAIIKLCGLRTYADALLVNEVQPDYAGFIFAFGKRQITVETACNLSKVIKGSRLVGVFVNEQPARILSIAKQVSLDVIQLHGEETDEELRLLKQSCTCEIWKALRIQSIKDVSKNAYPHADHLLLDSYVQGMQGGSGKRIAMDILQRLDVSECIIAGGISLDNVDEVLALRPYGIDVSSSLETDGKKDKKKVHAFMRHVNI; via the coding sequence ATGGCAATCATAAAGCTGTGCGGTCTTAGAACCTATGCGGATGCCTTGCTGGTAAATGAGGTACAGCCGGATTATGCAGGCTTTATCTTCGCTTTCGGCAAGCGCCAAATAACCGTAGAGACAGCCTGCAATCTTTCCAAAGTGATCAAAGGAAGCCGACTGGTTGGGGTATTTGTGAATGAACAGCCTGCCCGTATACTGAGCATTGCAAAGCAGGTCTCTTTGGATGTCATACAGCTGCACGGTGAGGAAACCGATGAGGAACTACGCCTACTGAAGCAGTCGTGCACCTGTGAGATATGGAAGGCTTTGCGCATACAAAGCATAAAGGATGTATCGAAAAACGCATATCCGCATGCGGATCATCTGCTTTTGGACAGCTATGTTCAGGGCATGCAGGGAGGCAGTGGCAAACGCATCGCTATGGATATCCTGCAAAGGCTGGATGTATCTGAATGCATAATCGCCGGTGGTATTTCCCTGGATAATGTGGATGAAGTGCTGGCATTGCGGCCCTATGGCATTGATGTATCGAGCTCTCTGGAGACAGATGGCAAAAAGGATAAAAAGAAAGTACATGCATTTATGAGGCATGTGAATATATGA
- the trpC gene encoding indole-3-glycerol phosphate synthase TrpC yields MILDTIIEQKRLTLEDELIQLLPKKRGKIAKQMKLYDSLFVIGEIKKASPSKGVIVEDFSAARFANAYDEAGINAISILTERNFFQGNLDHITIARSVTDLPILRKDFIMDAREVVQTKRVGANMMLLIVAMLTDTQLREFYQLARCLELECIVEVHDEKELERALQLQPEIIGINNRNLHTFEVSLDTTKQLASRIPADISIVSESGIFTHADMEYVKNAGADAVLIGESFMRSPDIRTHLQELKYGNHKAVRS; encoded by the coding sequence ATGATACTGGATACGATTATCGAACAGAAAAGACTGACGCTGGAGGATGAGCTGATACAGCTTTTACCAAAAAAGCGCGGTAAGATAGCAAAGCAGATGAAGCTGTATGATTCTCTATTTGTGATTGGAGAAATTAAAAAGGCCAGTCCTAGCAAGGGCGTAATCGTAGAGGATTTCAGTGCAGCCCGCTTTGCGAATGCATACGATGAGGCAGGCATCAATGCAATTTCTATTTTGACGGAGCGCAATTTCTTCCAGGGTAATCTGGATCATATAACGATTGCGCGTTCTGTTACCGATCTTCCGATTTTACGCAAGGATTTCATCATGGATGCGCGTGAGGTCGTACAGACAAAGCGCGTCGGTGCTAACATGATGCTTCTGATCGTCGCTATGCTTACGGATACACAGCTCAGAGAATTTTATCAGCTGGCCCGCTGTCTGGAGCTGGAATGCATTGTAGAGGTGCACGATGAAAAGGAGCTTGAACGAGCACTGCAGCTACAGCCGGAAATCATTGGCATTAACAACCGGAATCTGCATACCTTTGAGGTTTCCCTGGATACAACAAAGCAGTTGGCCTCCCGCATCCCAGCAGATATCAGCATTGTTTCTGAGAGCGGGATATTCACGCATGCGGATATGGAGTATGTCAAAAATGCCGGAGCGGACGCTGTTTTGATTGGAGAAAGCTTCATGCGTTCCCCTGATATCCGTACGCACCTGCAGGAGCTGAAATATGGCAATCATAAAGCTGTGCGGTCTTAG
- the trpD gene encoding anthranilate phosphoribosyltransferase, translated as MLKDYIRKISEHQDLTTKEMKDAMNIIMDGKASGEQVSAFLIAMKMKKESPAEIAAASSVMVSKAAPLPTAVKGIVDIVGTGGDCLNTFNISTTSSFVLCGAGLPVAKHGNRGVSSKSGSADTLEALHVNITLPPKEAAYLLENVGITFLFAQTYHESMRHVGPIRKQLGLKTMFNILGPLTNPAHPDTYVIGAYSEEMADVMIHVYQEMGVKQAVVVHGDCGMDEVSMTGDTLVHELKNNRICTYRICPEQFGMKRCKLQELVGGDSVENAKILMDILQGEHSAKRDAVLMNSGLALYISGSCDSIAEGIKLAEQSIDSGCALAKLQQFQRLSQEVCA; from the coding sequence ATGTTAAAGGACTATATCAGAAAGATCAGTGAGCATCAGGATCTTACAACAAAGGAAATGAAGGATGCTATGAATATCATAATGGATGGCAAAGCAAGCGGTGAACAGGTGAGCGCCTTCCTAATTGCCATGAAAATGAAAAAAGAGAGCCCTGCGGAAATAGCGGCTGCCTCCAGTGTCATGGTGAGCAAGGCTGCACCTCTGCCAACCGCAGTAAAGGGAATTGTAGATATCGTAGGAACTGGCGGGGACTGCCTGAACACCTTTAATATCTCCACAACCTCCTCCTTTGTATTATGCGGAGCCGGACTTCCGGTTGCGAAGCATGGTAACCGCGGTGTTTCCAGCAAAAGCGGCAGTGCTGATACACTGGAAGCACTGCATGTGAACATCACGCTGCCGCCAAAGGAGGCTGCCTATCTGTTGGAAAACGTCGGTATCACCTTTCTGTTTGCCCAGACCTATCATGAAAGTATGCGTCATGTCGGCCCGATCCGCAAGCAGCTTGGCTTAAAAACAATGTTCAATATCCTTGGGCCACTAACCAATCCGGCACACCCGGACACCTATGTCATCGGAGCATACAGTGAGGAAATGGCAGATGTTATGATTCATGTCTATCAGGAAATGGGTGTTAAGCAGGCCGTTGTGGTTCACGGGGACTGTGGCATGGATGAGGTTTCCATGACCGGAGATACGCTTGTTCATGAGCTGAAAAACAACCGTATTTGCACCTACCGCATATGCCCGGAGCAGTTTGGCATGAAGCGCTGTAAGCTGCAGGAGCTGGTTGGCGGTGACAGTGTGGAAAACGCAAAAATTCTTATGGATATTCTGCAGGGAGAACACAGTGCCAAACGAGATGCTGTACTGATGAACAGCGGACTTGCCCTGTATATCAGCGGAAGCTGCGATTCCATTGCAGAAGGCATCAAGCTGGCAGAACAAAGCATTGACAGCGGCTGTGCACTGGCAAAGCTTCAACAATTCCAAAGGCTGTCTCAGGAGGTATGCGCATGA
- a CDS encoding aminodeoxychorismate/anthranilate synthase component II: MIVLVDNYDSFTYNLYQALAAYDADIRVLRNDAVNSRDVKALCPDAIVFSPGAGHPGTAGNMEDIIRCCYTEIPMLGICLGHQAIAEVFASTITYARQIHHGEADIIQQCAPCPLFDNIPCAFEAARYHSLVVEGLGTELIATARSRSDEIMAIQHRQYPVYGIQFHPESILTPYGARIIENFMKTVKLHM, encoded by the coding sequence ATGATTGTGTTAGTCGATAATTACGATTCCTTTACCTATAATCTTTATCAGGCACTTGCCGCATACGATGCAGATATTCGCGTACTGCGAAATGATGCCGTAAACAGCAGGGACGTCAAGGCACTGTGTCCGGATGCTATTGTTTTTTCCCCGGGTGCCGGTCATCCAGGGACTGCAGGCAATATGGAGGACATCATACGCTGCTGCTATACGGAAATCCCCATGCTCGGTATCTGTCTGGGACACCAGGCCATAGCAGAGGTCTTTGCCTCTACAATTACCTATGCCAGGCAGATTCACCATGGAGAGGCTGATATCATACAGCAATGCGCCCCCTGTCCCCTCTTTGATAACATCCCGTGTGCATTTGAAGCAGCACGTTATCATTCCCTGGTCGTAGAAGGGTTGGGAACAGAGCTGATTGCCACTGCCAGAAGCCGCAGTGATGAAATTATGGCAATTCAGCATCGCCAGTATCCGGTATACGGCATTCAGTTTCATCCGGAATCTATTCTGACACCATATGGCGCAAGGATTATAGAAAACTTTATGAAAACTGTGAAGCTCCACATGTGA
- a CDS encoding anthranilate synthase component I, with product MIYPDLQTVRIYAEAYTRIPIYSAMDYAKDDLLDLYAALRRPYSFFLESGVLNSYGRYSIIALPAKKRLVSRDDKTYLMQHGETKQLDGNPLDILKQQMQERAPIYPELSVFTGGAIGHFNYDVIRLFEAIQDNQLPSLHLPLMQFAFVEELIVLDHEQHRLYVIVNMQEPQINLDVKYHRAIQRIQELSARITKQEAYRNEPLAQRKVTSSLSKEQFITRVKEAQKHIQEGDIFQVVLSQRLQADYTEDPFAAYVQLRALGKSPYMYYLDFADYVIAGVSPELLLQGRGQSIMTMPIAGTRPRGNSVQEDEAAAQSLRNDPKENAEHAMLVDLGRNDIGKVAAIGSVRVENMKQVQLYSHVMHMTSEVHGRLKKEYDMYDALASVLPAGTLSGAPKISAMQIIESLEPVKREIYGGAIGFIGYNQQFDACITIRTFVFHKDKVYLQAGAGIVKDSVPEKEYEETLHKAKALLRAIHGEVAV from the coding sequence ATGATCTATCCCGATTTACAAACCGTGCGTATATACGCCGAAGCATATACACGAATCCCTATCTATTCAGCAATGGACTATGCAAAGGATGATTTACTCGATCTGTATGCAGCCCTGCGAAGACCGTATTCCTTTTTTCTGGAAAGCGGTGTTCTAAATTCCTATGGACGCTACTCTATCATCGCTCTGCCCGCAAAAAAACGTCTTGTTAGCAGAGATGATAAAACCTACCTTATGCAGCATGGGGAAACAAAGCAGCTGGATGGAAACCCGCTGGATATTTTGAAACAGCAGATGCAGGAGCGTGCTCCTATATATCCTGAGCTCTCTGTATTTACCGGTGGAGCGATTGGTCATTTCAATTATGATGTGATTCGGCTATTTGAAGCCATACAGGACAACCAGCTTCCATCCCTTCACCTCCCTCTGATGCAGTTTGCCTTTGTAGAGGAGCTGATCGTTTTGGATCATGAACAGCATCGTCTGTATGTGATCGTCAACATGCAGGAGCCGCAGATCAACCTGGACGTAAAGTATCACAGGGCTATACAGCGCATTCAAGAATTGAGTGCACGCATAACAAAGCAGGAAGCATATCGTAATGAACCGCTTGCGCAACGCAAGGTTACCAGCTCCCTAAGCAAAGAACAGTTTATAACCAGGGTAAAGGAAGCTCAGAAGCACATTCAGGAGGGGGATATCTTTCAGGTTGTGCTGAGTCAGCGGCTGCAGGCGGATTACACTGAGGATCCCTTTGCCGCCTATGTGCAGCTGCGTGCTCTTGGGAAAAGTCCATATATGTATTATCTTGATTTTGCGGATTATGTCATTGCCGGCGTATCGCCGGAGCTGCTGCTGCAGGGGCGGGGGCAATCCATTATGACGATGCCGATTGCAGGTACAAGACCACGGGGAAACAGCGTGCAGGAGGATGAAGCTGCAGCACAGTCCTTACGCAATGATCCAAAAGAAAATGCAGAGCATGCGATGCTGGTCGATCTGGGACGCAACGATATCGGTAAAGTAGCAGCGATTGGCAGTGTACGCGTAGAAAACATGAAACAGGTACAGCTGTATTCCCACGTCATGCATATGACCAGTGAGGTACACGGACGATTAAAAAAAGAATATGACATGTATGATGCGCTGGCATCTGTTCTTCCAGCAGGCACGCTATCCGGTGCTCCCAAAATCAGTGCAATGCAGATCATCGAAAGCCTGGAGCCTGTCAAACGCGAAATCTATGGCGGAGCAATCGGCTTTATTGGCTACAATCAGCAATTCGATGCCTGCATTACAATTCGTACCTTTGTTTTCCATAAAGACAAGGTATATTTGCAGGCAGGTGCCGGTATTGTGAAGGATTCTGTACCGGAAAAGGAATATGAAGAAACTCTGCACAAAGCCAAAGCCCTGTTACGAGCAATCCATGGGGAGGTGGCTGTATGA
- a CDS encoding transporter substrate-binding domain-containing protein → MKRIVMTMLALLCTLSLTACGSDAGKGDDKEVLTIGIDDTFAPMGFKKDGKLVGFDVELAEAVSKKIGKSVEFQNIDWDLKETELESGNIDLIWNGYSITDERKKQVLFSDPYMENRQLIITTDKTGIKAKADIKGKTLSVQKNSSAYDAVMKDKDFVADLKGGKPTQFDTNNDCFMDLESGRSDAIVVDETLARYYMKQQDNGVKYVVLDENFGTEEYAIGMRKDDTELCKEINKAMQELKDDGTFDTIKDTWFQ, encoded by the coding sequence ATGAAAAGGATCGTAATGACAATGCTCGCACTGTTGTGCACACTTTCTTTGACCGCCTGTGGTTCAGATGCAGGCAAGGGGGATGATAAGGAGGTATTGACCATCGGTATTGATGATACCTTTGCGCCAATGGGATTCAAAAAGGATGGAAAGCTGGTCGGCTTTGACGTAGAGCTGGCAGAAGCAGTTTCAAAGAAAATCGGAAAGAGTGTGGAATTTCAAAACATTGACTGGGATTTAAAGGAGACTGAGCTGGAATCCGGGAATATTGACCTGATTTGGAACGGATATTCCATTACGGATGAGCGTAAGAAGCAGGTGCTGTTTTCCGATCCGTATATGGAGAACCGTCAGCTGATTATCACAACGGATAAGACGGGAATCAAGGCAAAGGCGGATATCAAGGGTAAAACCTTATCCGTGCAGAAAAACTCCAGCGCCTATGATGCTGTGATGAAGGATAAGGACTTTGTGGCAGACTTAAAGGGTGGAAAGCCGACACAGTTTGATACGAACAATGACTGCTTCATGGATTTGGAATCCGGACGAAGCGATGCAATCGTTGTGGATGAAACGCTGGCGCGTTACTATATGAAGCAGCAGGATAACGGTGTTAAGTATGTCGTACTGGATGAAAATTTCGGAACAGAGGAATATGCGATTGGTATGCGTAAGGATGATACGGAATTATGCAAGGAGATCAACAAGGCAATGCAGGAATTGAAGGACGATGGAACCTTTGATACCATTAAGGATACCTGGTTCCAGTAA
- a CDS encoding ABC transporter permease subunit (The N-terminal region of this protein, as described by TIGR01726, is a three transmembrane segment that identifies a subfamily of ABC transporter permease subunits, which specificities that include histidine, arginine, glutamine, glutamate, L-cystine (sic), the opines (in Agrobacterium) octopine and nopaline, etc.) — protein MDFFIQLLPAFVEGLKITLFFWVVTLAGSFVLALPMVYIRLSRNAVVSSIVRFYIYIMRGTPLLLQLMFVYFGLPYLGIRLDRMTAAILAFLLNYTAYFTEILRGGIQSIDEGQKEAAKILGYSNAYTFLHILLPQALRNCIPSFINESLTLLKDTCLVSILGIDELLRYAKIAAGTYATGLPFIYVGVIYLVLNMPISRGLNYLEKRLNYYK, from the coding sequence ATGGATTTCTTTATACAGCTGCTTCCGGCCTTTGTAGAAGGGCTGAAGATCACCCTGTTTTTCTGGGTGGTAACGCTGGCGGGCTCCTTTGTTCTGGCGCTCCCCATGGTATATATCCGGCTGTCTAGGAATGCGGTTGTTTCTTCCATCGTTCGCTTCTATATTTATATCATGCGGGGTACGCCGCTGCTGCTGCAGCTGATGTTCGTTTATTTCGGGCTTCCCTATCTGGGAATCCGGCTGGACCGGATGACGGCGGCAATTCTGGCATTTCTATTGAATTATACAGCTTATTTCACAGAGATTCTGCGTGGCGGTATTCAATCCATTGATGAGGGACAAAAGGAGGCTGCCAAGATTCTCGGCTATTCCAATGCCTATACATTTCTGCATATCCTGCTGCCGCAGGCGCTTAGAAACTGTATTCCATCCTTTATCAATGAGAGTCTGACATTGCTGAAGGATACCTGTCTGGTTTCCATTCTGGGCATCGATGAGCTGTTGCGCTATGCAAAGATTGCGGCTGGTACGTATGCGACAGGGCTTCCGTTTATCTATGTCGGTGTGATTTATCTGGTATTGAATATGCCGATTTCCCGTGGTTTAAACTATCTGGAAAAACGGCTGAATTATTATAAGTAG
- a CDS encoding ATP-binding cassette domain-containing protein, producing MSIQIRNLCKAFQDNQVLRSVTLDVKEKEIVVLMGLSGSGKTTLLRCLCDLERADSGEIIINDTYLLKNENGKSVYADKQTKRLLRKEVGMVFQNYQLFPHRDVLQNLIEAPIYHKLMSKQEAIQKAEELLKRLQIQDKLHAYPSTLSGGQKQRVAIARACMLQPSVLCFDEPTSALDVESIASVTSIIKDLSKEMAILIITHDEGFAKQVGTRVVRITDINQ from the coding sequence ATGAGTATACAAATTCGAAATCTATGCAAAGCCTTTCAGGATAACCAGGTTCTTCGCAGTGTTACGCTGGATGTGAAGGAGAAGGAAATCGTTGTTTTAATGGGCTTGAGCGGGAGTGGCAAGACAACACTGCTGCGCTGCCTGTGTGATCTGGAGCGTGCAGATAGTGGTGAGATTATCATCAATGACACGTATTTGCTGAAGAATGAAAACGGAAAAAGCGTCTATGCGGATAAACAAACAAAGAGGCTGCTGCGTAAGGAAGTCGGTATGGTGTTTCAGAATTATCAGTTGTTTCCGCATCGTGATGTCTTGCAAAATCTGATTGAAGCACCGATTTATCACAAGCTGATGAGCAAGCAGGAGGCAATACAAAAGGCTGAGGAGCTATTAAAACGGCTGCAGATTCAGGATAAGCTGCATGCCTATCCCTCCACTTTGAGCGGCGGGCAGAAGCAGCGCGTGGCGATTGCCCGTGCATGTATGCTGCAGCCATCCGTGCTATGCTTTGACGAACCAACCAGTGCGCTGGATGTGGAATCCATTGCCTCGGTAACCTCGATCATCAAGGATTTGAGTAAGGAGATGGCGATTCTTATTATCACACATGATGAGGGCTTTGCGAAGCAGGTGGGGACACGCGTTGTGAGAATTACGGATATCAATCAATAG
- a CDS encoding radical SAM protein, whose translation MEARQCRLDDSFLVGCETRLSTSLQGNARISMAFWRSFNEQLKLYHVKQGKTFVKYALTLRDHGQLLYACGVPSSQLYPEQFRLYRIPRGEYLCFEHHGDMALLPDTIRKIFEEELPKRSITCRKGTLVYFEKYTERFHFHQDSSVIEIYVPLQQDTVAEMEEIEAKTILQGGGTTIGQFSWFGMDFNMNLYKGCNHGCIYCDSRSSCYQVQEFDRVRRKKDELLILERQLKGKRKKGVIGIGAMSDTYNPFEKQLEITRGALQLIDRYGFGVGIDTKSTMILRDLDILSHISSHSPVIVKVTITCADDALAGIIEPHAPSSSERFHVLEKLHQAGIYAGILMMPILPFINDTPENIINIVELAASHHAKFIFPAFGMTLRDNQRDYYYYQLDHYFPGKRKLYEHRYHNVYSCDSPHAARLYKLFKTECQKYGIRYRMNDIIRGYKKQQVQQGQLKL comes from the coding sequence ATGGAAGCCAGACAGTGCAGGCTGGATGACAGCTTCCTGGTAGGCTGTGAAACCAGGCTTAGTACATCACTGCAAGGGAATGCCCGTATATCCATGGCTTTTTGGAGAAGCTTTAATGAACAGCTGAAGCTGTATCATGTGAAGCAGGGAAAAACGTTTGTAAAGTATGCACTGACCTTACGGGATCACGGGCAGCTACTGTATGCCTGCGGTGTACCAAGCTCTCAGCTATACCCCGAGCAATTCAGGCTCTATCGTATACCGCGCGGTGAATATCTCTGCTTCGAGCATCATGGCGATATGGCATTGCTGCCGGATACGATCCGTAAAATATTTGAAGAAGAGCTGCCAAAACGGAGTATTACCTGTAGGAAAGGAACACTGGTTTATTTCGAGAAATACACTGAGCGGTTTCATTTTCATCAGGATTCCTCCGTGATAGAAATCTATGTCCCTCTACAGCAGGATACAGTTGCGGAAATGGAGGAAATAGAGGCAAAAACCATTCTACAGGGCGGCGGCACAACGATTGGTCAGTTTTCCTGGTTTGGTATGGATTTTAATATGAATCTGTATAAGGGCTGTAATCACGGCTGTATTTACTGCGATTCCAGAAGCAGCTGCTATCAGGTGCAGGAATTCGACCGCGTACGCAGGAAAAAGGATGAGCTGCTCATACTGGAACGGCAGCTGAAGGGAAAGCGGAAAAAGGGAGTCATCGGTATCGGCGCTATGTCAGATACCTATAACCCTTTTGAAAAGCAGCTGGAAATTACAAGAGGTGCCTTACAGCTCATTGACCGCTATGGCTTTGGTGTGGGGATCGATACCAAAAGTACTATGATTCTGCGCGATCTCGATATATTGTCTCATATATCCTCACACAGTCCTGTCATTGTCAAGGTTACAATTACCTGTGCGGATGATGCACTGGCAGGCATAATCGAACCGCATGCACCAAGCTCCAGTGAACGCTTCCATGTTTTAGAGAAATTGCATCAGGCAGGAATATACGCCGGGATTTTGATGATGCCGATTCTACCTTTTATCAATGACACACCGGAAAATATCATTAACATCGTAGAGCTGGCCGCAAGCCACCATGCGAAGTTTATCTTTCCGGCATTTGGTATGACATTGCGGGATAATCAGCGGGATTATTATTACTATCAGCTTGATCATTATTTCCCGGGAAAACGTAAGCTGTATGAGCATCGGTATCATAATGTTTACAGCTGTGATTCCCCGCATGCTGCTAGACTTTACAAGCTATTCAAGACGGAGTGTCAGAAATATGGTATCCGCTACCGGATGAACGATATCATACGGGGCTACAAAAAGCAGCAGGTGCAGCAGGGACAGCTAAAGCTGTAG
- a CDS encoding GNAT family N-acetyltransferase produces the protein MEYIQLTPENLQKEHICCSMTEKKGDHSVTDKKEWLKKRMKEGLVFYKGNVRGKVFIEYIPAEAAWVPIQAENWMHINCLWVSGSFKGQGYSDELLQHCITDARAKGMHGITILSGKKKLPFLSDPSYLKHKGFTPADEAGVFTLLQLPFHKDVKAPCFAKTVFQPKHPEHTFVLYYTDQCPFAIQYATRFAQWMNNWGQPCTVHHITTREAAQKCPAPVTSYALFYGNTYLTNEIMSEKKAEKLWRTYGSQTVQAG, from the coding sequence ATGGAATATATACAGCTCACCCCGGAAAATTTGCAGAAGGAACATATCTGCTGCAGTATGACGGAGAAAAAAGGAGATCATAGCGTTACGGATAAGAAGGAATGGCTGAAAAAGCGCATGAAGGAAGGACTTGTCTTTTACAAAGGAAATGTACGCGGTAAGGTTTTTATCGAATACATACCGGCAGAAGCCGCATGGGTACCCATTCAGGCGGAAAACTGGATGCATATCAACTGTCTGTGGGTTTCCGGCAGCTTTAAGGGACAGGGCTATTCGGATGAGCTGCTGCAGCACTGCATTACGGATGCCAGGGCAAAGGGGATGCATGGCATCACCATTCTATCAGGAAAAAAGAAGCTGCCGTTTCTCAGTGATCCATCGTATCTGAAGCATAAGGGCTTTACACCTGCGGATGAAGCCGGTGTGTTTACGTTACTGCAGCTGCCGTTTCATAAAGATGTCAAAGCACCCTGCTTCGCAAAGACTGTCTTTCAGCCAAAGCATCCGGAACACACCTTTGTTTTATACTATACCGATCAGTGTCCCTTCGCTATTCAATATGCCACCAGATTTGCACAATGGATGAATAACTGGGGACAGCCCTGCACCGTACACCATATCACCACGCGAGAAGCTGCACAAAAATGCCCTGCACCGGTGACAAGCTATGCCTTATTCTACGGTAACACTTATCTGACAAATGAAATAATGTCGGAAAAGAAGGCTGAAAAGCTGTGGAGAACATATGGAAGCCAGACAGTGCAGGCTGGATGA